The sequence TAAAGCCTTTACCGGCGAAGACCCATCGGCCTACTACTTTGATGCCGATAATATGGCCAATTTCTTTCTGAATAAATAAAGATTATTGAGGTCGGGTTTATACAATACCGGCGTTAGTGCCGGGGGTATCTTTGCTGAAAACCATTACATAACATGAAAAAATTATTCGTCATTATTGCCGCGCTATTATTTACATCGCAGGTTTACAGTCAGCAGAATACCAGTAAAGAATTTGAAAAGCTGAAATGGCTGTGCGGTACCTGGAAACGCAGCAACAGCAAACCCGGCCAAAGTGGCACCGAAACGTGGGTGGCTACATCCCCCGCCAAACTTACCGGCAAGGGCGTTACCATGCGGGGCACCGATACTGCCTTTGTAGAGAAACTATCGATAGTAATAAAGGGCGGCGATATATTTTATGTGGCCGATGTTAGCGGTAACCCCGAACCGGTATACTTTAAAATGACCACTATTACTGCCGATGGCTTTGTCTGCGAAAACCCCGAGCATGACTTCCCTAAAAAAATAGCTTATCAACTGATTGGTAGCCGCATCAATGCCAGCATATCAGGCAATGGCAAAAATATTGCTTATAATTTTGAGCGATTGAAATAACAGAGAGCCGTAGTAAAACAAGAAGCGCGATGGAACTCCATCGCGCTTCTTGTTTTATTTATGAGCAAATGCTGCTTACTTCATTATGGTAAACACGGCTTTCAGCGCGATCAGGATACCAATGATAAAAATCACGTTTGAGATGCTGGTATACATGAACGAATCGCCTGCAAAACGGAAGTATACACCTACTATGCCGATGATGATGGCGATAGTTAACAATACATAGTGGCGGGTTGCGTTTGCTTCTTCTGCTGAGTGGCTCATGTTGTTAAATTTTGTTTGTGCAAAAATAAAAATGTTTAACAAATAAGTGGCATTTGTTTTAATATTTTATGCACTTGTATCACTAACTATACCACCTTTTAGCCTGTAGCGGCGAATGATCAGCCAAATAATTATCGCTATAGCTATCAGCGTCCATAAGTTGGCACAGCCAATGATAATTTCCTTAAATATATACCAGCCGTTGTTTAACGCAAGGCCTAAACGGTTAAAAAATGGTAGACCATAAGCCGATGGGTCATCATTGGCAATTATTTCCTTCTTGATGATATTGCTTTGGTACAGGTTCAAGTTCACCATACTATACCTCACTGCTTCATCAACACGCTTGTTATCTATCTGCTGGTCAATAATATCATCTTTTAACAAAAGTACATCAGCGGCATGCTTGATCACCACCTTACCTTTCTTTTGTTGCGCTATGATATCCCGGCGACTATTCATTTTCAATTTGTTCGACAGGTAATCGAGGGTGCGGTCTTCAATATCCATTTTTCGCTGATCTACATAAAGCCCCATTGCCGCCACCTTGTCCATGAATTCTTCCAAATTTTCAGAAGGTACTTTTACGGTCATATCGGCCGATATATTTAGCGCGGTAACCCGCATAACAGAATCGCTGTTTACGCGCACATCATTACTTTTTTCGGCGCGCGAGTTCATTTGGTGGTGCATTACCATTCCTTGGTATTGCGTGGTAAGGGCAGATATATCTGTGCTGGTTTTTTCAACGCTTTTTACTTTAAATCTTATATCCGCAGTTTTAATAAGTTTGGGAATGGCGACCGAATCTGCCGCTGACCTTCCTATAGTAGCCGAATCGGCTGAGGAACTTGTTACTTCATAATGCCCGGTACTTCCGCTTTTGCACGCGGCAAACAGTGTGGTGCCGGCCAGCAGCGCCATTAAAATTTTTGTTTTCATGATGACAGTTTTAAGTGGTTTTAGTTCACCCTTTTAAAATTGCCGGCCGGCTTTAATTTCGGAGTGTGTTGTTTCTTATTTTTTAATTGATACCCGCAACACGATAAATGTAACCCTGGATCATTGTAAAATAAATTGTTACAATTATTAAGTGGGCCGTGGACAAAGACCAGTTTTTTTGTCATCAGCAGAACCATTTGGCTTGCCAAAAGTTAATCAGTATAATAATCAATAATACCTAATATTATGGCAGGCAAATTAAGTGTAACTGTTACTAAGCACATCAACGCGCACGTAGCCAGCGTTTGGCAGGCTTTTACAGACCCGGCACTGATCAAGCAATACTTGTTCGGCACCACCGTAACATCCGACTGGAAACTGGGCAGCGATATCACCTACACCGGCGAGTGGGAAGGCAAAAGCTACAAAGACAAAGGCCAGATCATTGATGTGATCCCCTTTAAAAAATTGCATACCACCTACTGGAGCGGCATGAGCGGCAAAGCCGATAAACCCGAAAATTATGTAAACGTTTATTACGAGGTTGAACCCGAAGGCGATGGCAGCAAGGTGAGCATCACGCAGGATGGGATTGAAAACGAAGCCGGGGTAGAGCACATGAAAGAGAATTGGGGGAAGGTGTTGGAGGGTATGAAGAAGTTGTTGGAGGGTATTTCCAACAACTAACCACATCGTCATTCTGAGCGATAGCGAAGAATCTCAAATTGGCAGAGCGGACATGCAGGGACGACCTGCCTGTCGGGGATTCTTCGCTATCGCTCAGAATGACGTGTTTATCTAACCAAAAAAGCCCCATCCGCTAATGCGAACGAGGCTTTGGATTTTGCTATTTAGATTATGATTAGCCGTTTGATAACGCAGCCGCGCCGCTCACGATCTCGGTCAGCTCGGTAGTGATGGCTGCCTGGCGGGCCTGGTTGTACGATAATTTCAGCGACTTTAACAGTTCGCCGGCGTTATCGGTAGCCTTGTCCATAGCGGTCATACGTGCACCGTGCTCCGAAGCGTGCGAATCAAGCACCGCTTTGTAAAGCTGGATCTTGATGTTTTTCGGGATCAGTTGCTCAACAATCTCCTCTTGCGATGGCTCAAGGATGTAGTCGATATTGCTGGCCGGTTTAGCATCTTTATTAGCCGTAGCCTGTGTTTTTGGTACAGGTAATAATTGTTCGGTAGTAAGGATCTGCATAGCCGCGTTCTTGAACTGGTTATACACCAATTCTACACGGTCGTATTTACCATTCACAAAGCCTTCCATAATGGCTTCGGTAATTTTAGATACGTTGGTGAAGTTAAGCGCGCTATACACCTCGTTATTGTTGCCAATTACGTTGTACTTACGACGCTCGTAAAACTCCTGCGATTTTTTACCGATAGCAACAATAGATACGTTACCCGCTGCCAGTTGTTTGCTGTATTTCTCAGCGATCATGTTGTTGGCGGTTTTGATAGCGTTAGCATTGAACGCGCCGGCCAAACCACGGTTTGAGGTAACAACTACCACCAGTACACGTACCGGTTCGCGTTCCTGCAAATATGGCGATGAACCATCTTCCAAACTGGCCGATAGGTTGCCCAGCAATTCCTTTAGCTTGGTAGCATAAGGGCGCAAAGCTACGATGGCATTAGTGGCACGCTTTAACTTAGCAGCCGAAACCATTTTCATAGCTTTGGTGATCTGCTGCGTTGAGCTTACCGACTTTATCCTGTTTCTTACTTCTTTTAAATTAGCCATGTTCTAAATGTGCAAATGTGCGTATGTGCAAATATGCAAATTGACTTATCTGTTAATTAATTCATGAAGATATGCATCTGCACATTCGCACATTTGCATATCTGCACGTTAATATTTCCCTGCCAACTCCTTAGCTACTGTTTCCAGTACGCCGGTGATGTTGTCGTCCAGTTTACCTGCTTTTAAACCTGCTAATACTTCAGGGTGGCGCAGTTCAAGCTGGCTGGTGTATTCTGCTTCAAATTCCTTGATCTTGTTAACCGGTACGCTACGCATCAGGTTCTTGGTACCAGCGTAAACAATAGCTACCTGTTTTTCAACCGTTACCGGCGAATATTGGCCTTGTTTCAGGATCTCTACGTTACGGGCACCTTTATCCAGTACGTTCTTGGTAGATGCATCCAGGTCTGAACCGAATTTAGAGAAAGCCTCTAACTCGCGGTATTGTGCCTGGTCAAGTTTCAAAGTACCTGATACTTTCTTCATCGATTTGATCTGGGCGTTACCACCTACACGCGATACCGAGATACCTACGTTGATAGCCGGACGAACACCCGCGTTAAACAAGTTCGACTCCAGGAAGATCTGACCGTCGGTGATCGAGATCACGTTGGTTGGGATATAAGCCGATACGTCACCTGCTTGTGTTTCGATGATCGGAAGCGCGGTTAACGAACCACCACCTTTTACCAAATGCTTGATAGACTCGGGCAAATCGTTCATCGCCTGGGCGATAGAATCGTTAGAGTTGATCTTAGCGGCACGCTCTAATAAACGGCTGTGCAGGTAAAACACGTCACCTGGGTAAGCCTCACGGCCCGGTGGACGACGTAATAACAACGACACCTCACGGTAAGCAACAGCTTGTTTAGAAAGGTCATCATAGATGATCAGTGCAGGGCGACCGGTATCGCGGAAGTACTCGCCGATGGCGGCACCTGCAAATGGCGCGAAGAACTGGGTTGGTGCAGGGTCTGAAGCGTTAGCGGCTACTACGATAGAGTAAGCCATAGCGCCGTTCTCTTCCAGTGTACGAACGATGTTCGCAACGGTAGAAGCTTTCTGACCACAAGCAACATATATACAAATTACAGGCTGGCCTGCATTGTAAAATTCTTTTTGATTGATGATGGTATCGATACAAACCGCGGTTTTACCGGTTTGACGGTCGCCGATCACCAGCTCACGCTGGCCACGGCCGATCGGGATCATCGCGTCGATAGCTTTGATACCGGTTTGCAGCGGCTCGGTTACCGGCTGACGGTAGATAACGCCCGGAGCTTTACGCTCTAATGGCATTTCATAAGTCTGGCCAGCGATAGGGCCTTTACCGTCGATAGGCTCGCCCAGTGTGTTAACCACACGGCCCAGCATACCTTCGCCAACTTTGATCGAAGCGATCTTGTTGGTACGTTTTACAGTATCACCTTCTTTAACACCGTCCGAAGCACCCAGCAATACCACACCTACGTTGTCTTCTTCAAGGTTTAATACGATACCTTGTAACGCGTTGTCAAATTCAACCAGCTCACCTGATTGTACTTTAGTTAAGCCGTAAACACGGGCAATACCGTCGCCCACCTGTAATACGGTGCCTACTTCTTCTAACTGAGTTGCTGACTGAAAGCCCGACAACTGCTGACGCAGGATTGCCGATACTTCGTCTGGTCTAACCTCTACCATTTGTTACTTTATTAAGTGTTAGTTTTAATTATTGTACTACCCTTTGGGCAAAATCTTTCTTAATTGTTTTTAAACTGCTGCTTACGCTGGTATCGATCTGGCGGTCGCCAACGGTCAATACAAAGCCGCCGATAAGATCGGGGTTAACTTTGGCATGCAATACCACATTACCACCGGTAACGGCTTTCACCTCGGCTGTCAGTTTTTGCAAGTTTTCTGCCGATAAAGGCGCGGCACTTACAACCGTAGCGTTAATAATGTTTTTGATCACATTGTACTGGTTCACAAACTCCTGCGCGGTTGGATATAAGATCTCGCCACGGCTTTTGTTTACCATGATATGGAAAAACGATGTGGTAACTTTACTTACCTTATCGGTAAAAATAGCATCCAGTATCTTCTTCTTTTTGTCGTGCGCGATAATAGGGTTGCGCAAAACAGCCTGCAGCTCGCTATTGGCTTTCAGGGTTTTTATAAAAAAGTCCATATCGGCCTTAACCGGCTCCAGCGAGTTTTGCTCCTGTGCAAGGTCAATCAACGATTTGGCGTACCTGGTGGCAACTGTTAATTCAGACATGCTTTTTATTTAGTTGTGAGTAGTGAGTAGTTGAATGAGTGAGCAGTTAGTAAGTATGACCTACTCACTATTCTCTGATCACTATTCACCAATCACTCTACTTCAATTTCACTTCTTTTAATAGGTCGCTTACCAGTTCGTCCTGCTTTTTAGCATCTTCAAACTGTTTGCGTAATATCTTCTCGGCAATCTCGATAGAAAGGCTGGCTACCTGGTTTTTCACATCAGCCATAGCGATAGCTTTCTGATTGTTGATCTCGATACGGGCGTTCTCTATCATACGGGCGCCTTCTGCCTGTGCAGCTTCTTTAGCTTCGCCAACAATCTGGTCTTTCAGCTTTTTAGCTTCAGCTAAAATTACATCACGCTCGGCACGGGCTTGTTTTAACAACGCATCGTTCTCGTTGGTCAGGCGCGACATTTCTTCTTTAGCAGCCTCTGCTTTAGACAGGGCTTCTTCAATATTACGCTCGCGCTCGTTAACAGCACCTAAAATTGGTTTCCAGGCAAACTTGCGTAAAATGATCAACAGGATAACGAACGAAACAAGCGTCCATACAACTAAACCAATCGCGGGTTGAACAATATCCATAATTACTTTATATAGCTATCTTATAATTCAAATTTTAAGTTTTTAAAACATAGCCCGGGGCCAACCGCTCCGGTGCTATGCTTTAATTTTTCTGGTGCCTGATATTACATCAGGGCAACTACCACGGCAAACAGTGCAACACCTTCTACAAGGGCCGCAGCGATGATCATGTTAGTTTGGATCTTAGAAGCAGCTTCTGGCTGACGGGCAATACCTTCAACAGCTTTACCACCGATTTGGCCAATGCCGATACCAGCGCCAATTACAGCTAAACCAGCACCTACAGCGCCAATTTTACCTGAAACACCTGCAGCTACTGCGGCCTGTGCGATCATTCCGATCATTCCAATCATTGTTTGTTAATTTAAACGTGTATATATAATATAATTAATAATTCAATTTTAGTGTGCCGCGTGGCTATGGTCATCAACAGCCATACCGATAAACAGCGCTGCCAGCATAGTAAAGATAAAGGCCTGCAGGAATGCTACCAATAGCTCTATACAATCCATAAACACTACAAACGGTACTGATACGGTGGCCATCCACATTGTTTTAAAGATGTAGATAAGCGATATTAAGCTCAATACGATAATGTGGCCGGCTGTAATGTTGGCAAACAAACGTATCATCAAAGCAAATGGCTTAGAAATGATACCGATCAGCTCTACCGGGATCATGATAGGATACAGCCAAAATGGGATATCCGGTAAAAAGATATGTTTCCAATAATATTTATTACCGCTGAAATTGGTAACTAATAATACGATAACTGATAAAGTAAGCGTAACCGCGATATTACCTGTAAGGTTAAACGCGCCCGGGAAAATAGGGATTAAACCAAGCAGGTTGTTTATTAAAATAAAGAAGAAGATGGTAAGCAGCAAGGGCATATATTTAGTATGCTTTACACCAATGTTTGGGATAGCCACATCATCGCGCACAAACAGCACAAGAGGCTCAAGGAATGACTGCATGCCCTTAGGCGCCTTGCCTTCACGCTTCTTATAAGCGGCTGACATACTGCCAAATACAACGATCAAAA comes from Mucilaginibacter mali and encodes:
- a CDS encoding DUF6265 family protein, with the translated sequence MKKLFVIIAALLFTSQVYSQQNTSKEFEKLKWLCGTWKRSNSKPGQSGTETWVATSPAKLTGKGVTMRGTDTAFVEKLSIVIKGGDIFYVADVSGNPEPVYFKMTTITADGFVCENPEHDFPKKIAYQLIGSRINASISGNGKNIAYNFERLK
- a CDS encoding DUF4349 domain-containing protein, coding for MKTKILMALLAGTTLFAACKSGSTGHYEVTSSSADSATIGRSAADSVAIPKLIKTADIRFKVKSVEKTSTDISALTTQYQGMVMHHQMNSRAEKSNDVRVNSDSVMRVTALNISADMTVKVPSENLEEFMDKVAAMGLYVDQRKMDIEDRTLDYLSNKLKMNSRRDIIAQQKKGKVVIKHAADVLLLKDDIIDQQIDNKRVDEAVRYSMVNLNLYQSNIIKKEIIANDDPSAYGLPFFNRLGLALNNGWYIFKEIIIGCANLWTLIAIAIIIWLIIRRYRLKGGIVSDTSA
- a CDS encoding SRPBCC family protein encodes the protein MAGKLSVTVTKHINAHVASVWQAFTDPALIKQYLFGTTVTSDWKLGSDITYTGEWEGKSYKDKGQIIDVIPFKKLHTTYWSGMSGKADKPENYVNVYYEVEPEGDGSKVSITQDGIENEAGVEHMKENWGKVLEGMKKLLEGISNN
- the atpG gene encoding ATP synthase F1 subunit gamma — translated: MANLKEVRNRIKSVSSTQQITKAMKMVSAAKLKRATNAIVALRPYATKLKELLGNLSASLEDGSSPYLQEREPVRVLVVVVTSNRGLAGAFNANAIKTANNMIAEKYSKQLAAGNVSIVAIGKKSQEFYERRKYNVIGNNNEVYSALNFTNVSKITEAIMEGFVNGKYDRVELVYNQFKNAAMQILTTEQLLPVPKTQATANKDAKPASNIDYILEPSQEEIVEQLIPKNIKIQLYKAVLDSHASEHGARMTAMDKATDNAGELLKSLKLSYNQARQAAITTELTEIVSGAAALSNG
- the atpA gene encoding F0F1 ATP synthase subunit alpha — translated: MVEVRPDEVSAILRQQLSGFQSATQLEEVGTVLQVGDGIARVYGLTKVQSGELVEFDNALQGIVLNLEEDNVGVVLLGASDGVKEGDTVKRTNKIASIKVGEGMLGRVVNTLGEPIDGKGPIAGQTYEMPLERKAPGVIYRQPVTEPLQTGIKAIDAMIPIGRGQRELVIGDRQTGKTAVCIDTIINQKEFYNAGQPVICIYVACGQKASTVANIVRTLEENGAMAYSIVVAANASDPAPTQFFAPFAGAAIGEYFRDTGRPALIIYDDLSKQAVAYREVSLLLRRPPGREAYPGDVFYLHSRLLERAAKINSNDSIAQAMNDLPESIKHLVKGGGSLTALPIIETQAGDVSAYIPTNVISITDGQIFLESNLFNAGVRPAINVGISVSRVGGNAQIKSMKKVSGTLKLDQAQYRELEAFSKFGSDLDASTKNVLDKGARNVEILKQGQYSPVTVEKQVAIVYAGTKNLMRSVPVNKIKEFEAEYTSQLELRHPEVLAGLKAGKLDDNITGVLETVAKELAGKY
- the atpH gene encoding ATP synthase F1 subunit delta; the encoded protein is MSELTVATRYAKSLIDLAQEQNSLEPVKADMDFFIKTLKANSELQAVLRNPIIAHDKKKKILDAIFTDKVSKVTTSFFHIMVNKSRGEILYPTAQEFVNQYNVIKNIINATVVSAAPLSAENLQKLTAEVKAVTGGNVVLHAKVNPDLIGGFVLTVGDRQIDTSVSSSLKTIKKDFAQRVVQ
- the atpF gene encoding F0F1 ATP synthase subunit B, which gives rise to MDIVQPAIGLVVWTLVSFVILLIILRKFAWKPILGAVNERERNIEEALSKAEAAKEEMSRLTNENDALLKQARAERDVILAEAKKLKDQIVGEAKEAAQAEGARMIENARIEINNQKAIAMADVKNQVASLSIEIAEKILRKQFEDAKKQDELVSDLLKEVKLK
- the atpE gene encoding ATP synthase F0 subunit C; its protein translation is MIGMIAQAAVAAGVSGKIGAVGAGLAVIGAGIGIGQIGGKAVEGIARQPEAASKIQTNMIIAAALVEGVALFAVVVALM
- the atpB gene encoding F0F1 ATP synthase subunit A; this encodes MLAAFPVRGFSQEEHAEGAKKEPDVKEIIFEHIGDSHRITILGDLSIPLPVILFTDKGLEIFSSAKVKESEEGAHEVYQGTHYAYALEKDKIKVVDAAGKVDEETTKKVWDFSITKNVASMWMGMLILIVVFGSMSAAYKKREGKAPKGMQSFLEPLVLFVRDDVAIPNIGVKHTKYMPLLLTIFFFILINNLLGLIPIFPGAFNLTGNIAVTLTLSVIVLLVTNFSGNKYYWKHIFLPDIPFWLYPIMIPVELIGIISKPFALMIRLFANITAGHIIVLSLISLIYIFKTMWMATVSVPFVVFMDCIELLVAFLQAFIFTMLAALFIGMAVDDHSHAAH